The Cloacibacterium sp. TD35 region AAAGCAGTAAACATTTATTCACTGTCTCTTTATACCATTCTTCTTGCTCATTTAGTTCTAAAATTAATTTAGCAAGTTGCTCAGCGTTGCCCTTTTCAAAAAGAAGTCCATAATTTTTGATAAAATTTAGACCAGAAACATTAGATGCAATGAAAGGTTTACCTGCCGCTAACCCTTCTAACGCTGACAGCGAAAAACCTTCAAAATGAGAACTTAAAACATTATAGTCTACCATTTTCATAATATTAAAAATATCTTGTCTATTTCCTATAAACGCAACTCTTCCCTCTAAATTTTCTTTATTTACTAGCTCTTTATAATGAGACCATGTAGACCCTTCTCCCGCAAGAATTAGTTTAAAGTTATAGGGTAAAAATTTAAATGCCGCTATCATGGTATCGTGATCTTTTTGAGGTTCAAATCTTGCAGACATAAGAAGTAGTTTATCTTCCTTCATATATCCCCATTTATCTCTATCATATGGTAACGCATCATTAATCTTTTGTAGATTTATGCCGTTTTCAATTACTGAAAGTTTATGATTTTGTATTTTAAGATTTTTTTTCACAAATGCCTTAACATCTTCTGTAAGGCAAACCACCATTTCAAACTGTGAATAAATAAATTTTTCTACATAACGAAAAAGTTTATTTTTAGCTCTTCTATTTTGAGAATTATGTTCTGTAAAAACGACAGGAGTTTTGGACTTACTGAAAATTTTTGCAAATGCAACAAAATATGATGCAGGAAATATGTGTACATGTACTAAATCATATTGTAAAAAATAAGGAATCAATTTTTTAATATTTCTATAGTTCCATCTATTTCCAATAGTTAGAGCATGTATAGTACAAACCTTGCTTTTTTTAAGTTCCTTATAAAAATCAGTTTCTTGCCCATCTAATAAAAGAACATCGGATTGGATTCCTTTATTATTGAGTTCAAGAACAAAATCTACAACAAACCTTGCTCCTCCACCCGTTGGTAAACTATCTATGACTTGTAAAATCTTCATAAAATTAACCTTTCAAAAACATAAAATACGTAAACAGATAATAGGCAAGAAAAATTCTGCCCACATTCTTATAGTGATCATCCCAAAACTTCACTTTCAACAAAGGGTAAGCAATTATAATTGCCATAAGAAACCAAGAAAGGTAAGCAAAACGATTAGAAAAATTAGCTCTAATCACTAAAATCCAAAAAGCATTGGCTATCATATATGTTCCCCAAAGATGGGTGTAAAATTCATCTTTAAATCCCCTTCTGATGATATAATAATACCCTGCAAAAACAGCAAAAGCACTATACACTACAAAATCCCACCTAAAGCCTGTATTACTCATTTGATCTTGGTACTCTTTGTTTTGGGTAAGATATTGGTTTACACGTTCGTCTCCTATCCCTAGAGAACCAAAAA contains the following coding sequences:
- a CDS encoding glycosyltransferase; this encodes MKILQVIDSLPTGGGARFVVDFVLELNNKGIQSDVLLLDGQETDFYKELKKSKVCTIHALTIGNRWNYRNIKKLIPYFLQYDLVHVHIFPASYFVAFAKIFSKSKTPVVFTEHNSQNRRAKNKLFRYVEKFIYSQFEMVVCLTEDVKAFVKKNLKIQNHKLSVIENGINLQKINDALPYDRDKWGYMKEDKLLLMSARFEPQKDHDTMIAAFKFLPYNFKLILAGEGSTWSHYKELVNKENLEGRVAFIGNRQDIFNIMKMVDYNVLSSHFEGFSLSALEGLAAGKPFIASNVSGLNFIKNYGLLFEKGNAEQLAKLILELNEQEEWYKETVNKCLLLSKEFSISKMTNQYIDIYKRITSK